A window of Cloacibacillus sp. genomic DNA:
CAGCTTGTGGGCTGGACGGCGGTGATGATCGCGGGCGACGCGATCTCGCTCGGCATCATCCTCAACCCGATGTACGGCACGGACAATACCCTTTGGTGCGGCGTGATCGGCATTATGATCGCCATTTGGATAATGCTCGACATGAAGAACTTCGAGCGTGTCAACAAGCTTGCGATGGCGGCGCTCTTCATCCTCACGCTGGTGCTCTCTTTCATCGTATTCAAGCGCGGCGCGACGGAGGCGGCCCGCGGCGTGATGAGCTTCGCCGACGCGATGGAGCTTTCGGTGGCGATGCCCCTTTCGTGGCTGCCGCTGATCTCCGATTATATGCGCGACGCGGAGGAGCCGAAAAAGAGCGCCGCCGTGAGCACCGTCGTCTATTCGCTGGCCAGCTGCTGGATGTATTTCATCGGCCTCGGAGTCGCGATCTACACGGGAGGCTCGGATATCGCGAAGATCATGCTTGAAGCAGGGCTCGGTATCGCGGGCGTGGTCATCGTCGCCTTCTCCACCGTTACGACGACCTTTCTCGACGCCTATTCCGCGGGTATCAGTTTCCACGTCATATTCAGCGGAATAAAGGAAAAGGCCGCGGGAGTCGCCGTCTGCGCGATCGGCACGATGACCGCCATTTTCGCGCGCTCCGACAGCTACGAGAACCTGCTCTACCTTATCTCTTCCGTATTCGCGCCGATGGTGGCAGTGATGGTGACGGACTTTTTCATCCTGAAGAGAAACCGCGCGGCAAGGCAGATCTCGCTGCGGAACATCATCTTGTGGGCCGTCGGTTTCGCCCTCTACCGCTATCTCATGACCGTCGGTAGCCCAATAGGCGCGACGCTGCCGGTGATCGCCGCGACCATCGGACTTACCTGGCTGGCCGGCATAGCCTTACCGGAGAAATCGT
This region includes:
- the cytX gene encoding putative hydroxymethylpyrimidine transporter CytX codes for the protein MNEEKRTTTANALIWFGAAVSIAEIYTGTLMAPLGMARGMGAVIAGHLIGGFLMYLAALIGGLSGRGAMESVKLSFGEQGAKFFAALNVLQLVGWTAVMIAGDAISLGIILNPMYGTDNTLWCGVIGIMIAIWIMLDMKNFERVNKLAMAALFILTLVLSFIVFKRGATEAARGVMSFADAMELSVAMPLSWLPLISDYMRDAEEPKKSAAVSTVVYSLASCWMYFIGLGVAIYTGGSDIAKIMLEAGLGIAGVVIVAFSTVTTTFLDAYSAGISFHVIFSGIKEKAAGVAVCAIGTMTAIFARSDSYENLLYLISSVFAPMVAVMVTDFFILKRNRAARQISLRNIILWAVGFALYRYLMTVGSPIGATLPVIAATIGLTWLAGIALPEKS